The sequence below is a genomic window from Myxococcus xanthus.
GTCCTGGAGCACGGGCCCTGTCGTGCGCGGCACCTGCTCATCCACCCCGAGGACGGTGGCGTGGAGGGCACCATCCTCTTCCGTCACCTTGACATAGGCGTCCCGGGCACGCCGGGCACTCGCGACGCTCCGCACGCGGTACAGCCCCGGCGCCGACACCCGCACCGTGGCCGTGCCGCTGCCCTGGCGGTTGAGGTCCGCCGTCCCATGCAACCACCGCACGCGCCACTCAGCGCCTGCAGGCTAGAGCTCAGCAACCCCACCCTGACGCGCCGATGCGGACGCTGCCGCACAGGCAGCCGCCGGTGAAGCGCTCGGGTCCCTCCACGCTCATCCCGCTTTGCGACGGAAGTGGAGCGCCTGCACGCCGGACTTGAACCGCTGCGTCGAGAGGAGCTCGAGATGCCGCGCACTCGACAGGCCATGAAACAACGTCGGCCCGCTGCCACTGATGATGGGATGAACGACGATGCGGTACTCGTCGATGAGCCCCAACTCCTCGAGCGCAGCCGCGAGCTTGGGCGCTCCGACGAGGACACCCCGCTCGGTCTTCGCTTTCAGCGCCGAGATCGCCTCACGAAGGTCACCCTCCACCTTGATCGTGTTCTGCCACGGAAAGTCGCTCCGCGAGCCCGACACGACGTACTTCGCCTTCGCCTCGAGCTTCTGTGCCCACTCGCGCATCGCGCGCGGCGCCTTTTCGTCGCGTGCCACCGCGGGCCAGGCGCCCTCCATCAGCTCGTAGGTGTTGCGCCCGAAGAGCATCGCCCCGCTCTGCTCCATGAGTTGCCTCCAATAGTCGTGCAGCTCGTCGTCCACGATCCCCTGGGTGTGATCGATGCACCCGTCCAAAGTCACATTGAGACCGAAGGTGAGGAGGCCCATGGCGTGCGATTCTACGAAAAGCGCGCCCAGCGCGCAGAAACCTGACCTGCCCCTCGCCCCACTCCAAGCCCCTTCGTCCGGTGGCAGTAGCGGTGGCAGCGCCGGACCGAGCCAGTCCCCGGCAGCTAGGCGCGGCTGGCCCAACGCCACCCGCAGCGGCCGTGGACGCGGGCCAGGTCGGCCGCCTGGGCAGAGCTTCGTCCCTTCACCTGCGCGCGCGTCGAAGCATGCGACTTTCACCCACCTCAGCGCGTCGCCCGCGAGCCCACGAGCGTCGCCGCCACGCACTCCTTGTGAAGCGAATGCCGAAAGGATCAAGACCATGGACGGGGGGGTCACCCACCGTGTAGTTTGCGGACATTCAATCGGTCCCCGATTGAAGGGGGCCCCAAGCCCCCTCTTTGAAACCGCTGGATATCACTCGGTTTTTCGGCCCTCAGAGAGTTTGAGCCCTCTCAGAGAATCGCCGAGAACGAGTTCGCGCAGGGCTTCAGTCGGGGAGCTGAACGAAGGGCCCTACCAACCGGTAGGGCCCTTTTGTTTTACATGGGCCTCGCGATGAACATCGCGGGGCCTTCGTGCTTAAGCCCCTGAATCACAAGGGATTTTTCCTCGCGGTGCTGAAGAGGGCGCTCTCGCCCCTCTACCCCGCAGAGCGAGATGCCCCCTCTTCTCCGCCGCCAACTGGGCTCTCTGGACCGCTCTTTCACCCGTTCTGGGGAGAGAGAGGCCGAGAGCGGTTAACAAGTGCCGTTAACCAACGGGGAAGGCGGTTAACAACATTCCCCCGGAGGCCCGCTCTTTCCGCTCTCAGGTTTCTGAGAAGGCATCTCTCTCGGCTTTCTAGAGTCATCGCTCGCCTGTTTTCCGGCTCTCTGCAAAGGGGGCACCGGAAATGGAGGTTGCAACGGGCTTCGGCTCCAGCGGCCCTCCGCCCCCACTTCGCCGGGCACTCGCCCCTCCGCATCAGGGTGACGGCCCACCCGTCATGCGGCTCCTGAGACCATCCCAGAGCGCCAAGACTCCGCAGAGCGCTCGCCCCTCGCGCGACGTCGTGGAGCTGCGGCAGCACAGGTGGCGCCAGCACCTCCAACACCGCTCTGGCACGAGGAGCCCCGCGCCAGGCAGCTCCGGAGGAGAGGCATCCACCGAGAAGCCTCGCACCCTCCAAGGTGGGCGAAAGGCACGCGTCTCCGCGCGTTTTTCGAGCGAAGCAGCGACTGCCACTTCTGCCGTTCTCGCAGCACGTGAAGGGGACATCCATGGAGGATGGCAGCCTGCTGAACCGCATCACCTGCGGCTACGCCGACCAGTCTGGGGCAGCGGCAACAAGGAGGTGAGCGCGGCCAACGCGAAGTCGGCCCTCACCCGCGAAACGCAGGACCGACTGGCGCGACTGGCCTGCCTCATAGCCAGCGTCAATCGGCGTCGTACACCCAGGGACGAATTCGCGTGCGCGGCTTCCAGTTGCATGGGTGCTCGACCGTAACGTGGCTCTTACACGGGAGCGCGGCGCGAACCACATCCTCGACCATGCAGCGCAACGGACGCTCTAACTTGCCTTTGGTGCATGCGTTGATGACGACATAACCTTCCAGATGATTGGGCGAAAAGGGCTGGTGCGCGCCGACATAGCTCTTCAGCCTTTTCCTGAAATGTGTGCGAGCAGCCTTGGATGCGAGGTTCCACATTCGCTCGAACACACTGTCTCTATGAAACTCCGTAGGGATACCGGGCTTTTCAGAACCACCCAACGAGCACTGGTATTGGATGGCGTTGGCCAGAATCAACGGACGACCATCGAGTTCAGTACTCTCAGCACCCTCTAGAAGCTCTAATGCCCTATACAGATGCGCCCTGATTCCGTCTCCAGTCCTGCCGCTTGCAGGGACGGGGTGGTCACGGTCGCCGTACTCTTCGAAATGCGGAGATTCAAGGATGAGGATGACCGGCGCGAGAGCACTCGGCGCCTCGCTGGCTGGCCGCCTCAAGAAGGTGAGCGGCGGCTGGCCCAGGTCAGCCACATACTGATCGGGACACGCGTTGCCAGGGACGAATGCCTTGAGGTGCGCGCATGCGACGTCCCGGAACACCTTATCCAATTTTGCCATGCTCATCTCCAAAAACCTCTTCGACATCGGCGCACCACCACCGCGCACGTCGTTCGGCCTCATCGTCGCCGCAGGGACCGCAACGGTTCATCGACGAACGCGTCCGCCCGGACCGCGAGCAACAAGAGAGCCATGCGCGGGGAATCAGCCCCTGGCTTGCGCCATCCTGGGCGTCCCATCGTTCCTCATAGCCCCGGCACGAGGAGGCACAGCGCCTCGTGCCCAGGTGGCCAACCCGCCCTACTCCTCCACGCGGACAACCTGCCCCCGCTGTATGAAGAAGTACCTCGTGTTGAGGACCTTCCCTCCGAAGGCATTCTTTCCTCGGAAGGAGCTCTTCACAATCCAGTAGGCATCGCGGCCAACAGGAGCCGACGTCGAGACATGCTCATAGCTGTCGGGGTCATTCAGCACCTTCTTGAGGTACTGCTCCACCTCAAACACGGAGCCATCCCACGGTGAATTCTTGGGCATCGGTCCGCGCATCTCCACCATCAGTTGCTGAGCCTGGCGCAGGAGCTTGAGCTTCTCCAGCCCCGGCTGGATGCGCTTCCGTTGCTGGGCAGACTTGCCCGACAGGGTGCTCCACTCCTTCGACTTGGCGACCTCGAGGCCTTCAAACGCCTTCAGGGTGGCGTCAGCAGCGTTCAGCTCCGTCTCAGCCTCCTCCCATTGCTTCGCCTTGGCATGGGCCAGCGCCCGCGCCAGCCCAGCGGAGACCTCCGGCCCCTTGCTCTTGAAGTCCTCCTTGCCGCGCAACTCCTTCGCATTCGAAAGCGTGGCCGCCACGTCTGCGTTGCTCGGAACCAGGGCGCTCGCCTTCTCCAGGAGGGCCACGGCCTCTTCAGGCCTCGCTGCGGCCAGCGACTCGCGGCCCTTCGCCAAGTACGACTCGCCGCACCGCGCACGGCTCGCGACAGGGACGTCTCTGAGGTCCCCGAACTTCTCGCAGAGTTCGACAGCTTCCTGCGGAGACGTCGACGCAGGAAGCGCGGCGATGCGCGCGGACAAGTCATTTTCACGGGCGCGGCTCGCTGCGGCTTTCTGCCGCGCATCTTCGATGGAGGCCGCCATCGCAGCAGCCTTGCGTGAACTCTCGTTCCCGTTGCCGATGGCTCCGAAGACAACAATGCCGGAAGCGATTGCTCCGATGACGGCAGCGCTGCGGTGCTTGGAGTCTTTCTTCCTGAAGATTGCGATGGACCCAGCGAGGGCGCAGAGCCCCAACACGGCGCCAGGATAGCCGAGCCTCATGATCGCGCCCATAAAGGCCAGCACGAAGCAGGAGCCAACAAGGATGACGGGGACGGACATCCCCTTCGGCGGCGTCGGCTGCGGAGGAGGAGGCGAAAGCGGTTGCGGAGGAGAGGCCTGACTCATGCCGGGATGATGCCGCCTTCCCCACTCCCCTCGTCAAGCCGCTACTCCGGCTCTTGGTGAGTCTCTCTCTGAACGCCGAAGACTGCCTCGAAGAATCGCCCCGTCCCCGCACGTCTCTGTCTCCGCCCGCGGGCAGAGACTCTCCAGAAGCCGCTTGTCCACGCCTTCGGGCGCGGCGCGTTCGAAGGCATAGGCAGGCTTTTTGGTCCATACCACCCAGGGGCGATTCTCTCGACGCCCTATGAGGGGCTCGCTACTGTCCCCCTCGGAGAGCAACAGGTCCTCTATGCCGCAAGGGGGAATGCCCAACTCGCGAAAACGCACAGCATCGAGGTGACAATGCAGTCGAGGTGGTCTAGCAGTCCCCGCTGTCACCAGCATCAAGACCAGGCCGGAATCGACACATGCCACCGCTGTGGGGCGTTCGTGTGCCTGCAGTGCGTTCGAAGTGCCGTCGCCACTGTCTACTGCGCCCCCTGCCTCGCGCGGCGGATAGCCGCCCCGCAGAAGGTCTCGGCTCGGACATGGGGAGTCCTCGCCCTCTCATGCATCGGACTCGTCCTGCTCCCGTGCGCACTCGCGGGCGTCTCGCTCGGATGGAAACACCTACGCGCAATCAAGGCTGGGCACGCGCCAGCGATTGAGCGCATCCATGCCCTGACTGCGGTCCTCCTGGGCGTCCTGGGGCTTCCCGTTTCACTCGTGCTGACGTTGTTCGTGCGCATCCGCTGGTAGGCCACAGAACGACGTCACGCGGCCTCCTTCTCGCTCAGGCCGCGAGCACGGAGGAATGCCTCCATTCGAGGCCATCGGGCACCCAGATAGCTGAACTCTCCGGGCCGGATTGACTCCAAGCCCTCCAGTTCCTCGCCCGGGGTGCCGCCCGTCTCCGTGGCGAGCGCATCCCACGAGAAAGCCCGAACCACTCCGAGCAGCTTGCGGATGAGCACACCGGATTTTTCAATCACCTCCCGATGGTCGTCGAGCAAACGCACCACCGCGCCGTAGCGTTCCTCCCGGCACAGGATGAACACCTCCCCGAAGGAAAAGTTCGCGGCGCCTGGCCTGCGGCGACGATGGGCTTCTTCCAGCCAGTGCCTCGCCTCAACCAAGTCGCCCTGGAGGGCGAGACATGCCGCCAGAATGTCGGGAGCGGCAGCGTACACCTCGGGTACTTCCTTGGTACGCCACCAACGAGAGAGCGCCAGGAGTGCCGAGCGTGCGGCGTCCACTTGCCCTTCGAGCAGCGCACAGTACCCAAGGTGAAGGCGCGTCAGAACATGCTCTGGTGCGCGAAACGC
It includes:
- a CDS encoding dihydrofolate reductase family protein, translated to MGLLTFGLNVTLDGCIDHTQGIVDDELHDYWRQLMEQSGAMLFGRNTYELMEGAWPAVARDEKAPRAMREWAQKLEAKAKYVVSGSRSDFPWQNTIKVEGDLREAISALKAKTERGVLVGAPKLAAALEELGLIDEYRIVVHPIISGSGPTLFHGLSSARHLELLSTQRFKSGVQALHFRRKAG